In the genome of Nitrospira japonica, one region contains:
- a CDS encoding sigma-54-dependent transcriptional regulator gives MRARILVVDDDQDILLGLENRLTWMGHEPLTADNGDDGLRIIHRDEPDLVLLDIQLPGLSGFDILQQLRDKTDKERAGNDPAAVGIGPTDPPIIMLTAFGTIERAVQAMQLGAVDFVTKPFTGEHLTVVINKALSAISLRRQLHQLKQEVAEKHGSLIGENTKLQAQLKVAKQAAPSNVTVLVLGETGTGKEVVARAIHDWSPRKDKPFVAVNCAAIPKDLLENELFGHEKGAFTGAVKREAGKIEIAEGGTLFLDEIGDMSLSMQSHLLRVLGDQTFYRVGGTQSVKADVRFLAATNKDLKQAIKQGTFREDLFYRLEVITVNLPPLRERMDDLPALAQYFLARASGRLGIQKRASLNDSALRLLSDYRWPGNIRELENVLTRAYILSPEERIEPEHLHLSVSAPSTSPDGAPVPSSRHYHDMTEAYSRWVIEEALKRNDWNQTRASAELGLQRTYFTKLLRQKQICGRPPKQDAD, from the coding sequence ATGCGAGCACGCATTCTCGTCGTGGATGACGATCAGGACATTCTTCTCGGCTTGGAGAATCGTCTGACCTGGATGGGACACGAGCCGCTGACCGCCGACAACGGGGACGACGGGTTGCGCATCATCCACCGGGACGAGCCGGATCTGGTCCTGCTCGACATCCAACTGCCGGGACTCTCGGGATTCGACATCCTCCAGCAGTTGCGCGACAAAACGGACAAGGAGCGGGCGGGCAACGATCCCGCCGCCGTGGGGATAGGACCGACCGATCCTCCCATTATCATGCTCACCGCGTTCGGAACGATCGAACGGGCCGTGCAGGCCATGCAGCTGGGTGCCGTGGACTTCGTGACGAAGCCCTTCACGGGCGAGCATCTGACCGTCGTGATCAACAAAGCCTTGTCCGCCATTTCGCTCCGGCGGCAACTCCACCAGCTCAAACAGGAAGTGGCGGAGAAGCATGGCTCCCTCATCGGAGAGAACACCAAGCTGCAGGCCCAACTGAAGGTGGCGAAGCAAGCGGCCCCCTCCAACGTCACCGTCCTGGTCCTCGGAGAAACCGGCACGGGCAAGGAGGTCGTGGCGCGCGCGATTCACGATTGGAGCCCGCGAAAGGACAAGCCCTTCGTGGCCGTCAACTGTGCGGCCATTCCCAAGGATCTGCTCGAAAACGAGTTATTCGGTCACGAAAAAGGGGCGTTCACCGGAGCGGTGAAGCGCGAAGCCGGAAAAATCGAGATCGCGGAAGGAGGAACGCTCTTCCTCGACGAGATCGGAGACATGTCGTTGTCCATGCAAAGCCACCTGCTGCGGGTCTTGGGAGACCAGACCTTTTACCGGGTCGGGGGCACCCAATCGGTCAAAGCGGACGTGCGGTTCCTCGCCGCCACGAACAAGGACCTGAAGCAAGCGATCAAGCAGGGAACGTTCCGGGAGGATCTCTTCTACCGTCTCGAAGTGATCACCGTGAACCTGCCGCCGCTTCGCGAGCGGATGGACGATCTGCCGGCCCTGGCGCAATATTTTCTCGCCCGCGCCTCCGGACGACTCGGCATCCAGAAACGCGCGTCGCTGAACGACTCGGCGCTCCGTCTCTTGAGCGACTATCGCTGGCCCGGCAACATCCGTGAGCTGGAGAACGTGCTGACGAGGGCTTATATTCTTTCCCCGGAAGAACGCATCGAGCCCGAACACCTGCACCTGTCCGTCTCGGCGCCCTCCACTTCACCGGACGGCGCCCCGGTCCCGTCCTCGCGCCACTATCACGACATGACGGAAGCCTACAGCCGGTGGGTGATCGAGGAGGCGCTGAAACGGAACGACTGGAACCAGACGAGGGCTTCGGCGGAGCTGGGCCTGCAACGCACCTATTTCACCAAGCTGCTGCGGCAGAAACAGATCTGCGGCCGACCGCCGAAGCAGGATGCAGATTGA
- a CDS encoding sensor histidine kinase produces MSTPQLPQAVDISVQPPGFRFVSLRNKFVAFFSLILIVACSTLTWYFIETRRTSMIEDLKQLGTILLTSVVNNGQFRYGGLIAEDRATLRQFTESLMAVEDVVYVVIRGSDHMILAQQNKLVKESSGSLTFSQERRYYPEEQMALEVAKSQSTVPHMTPVELSKEEMTLVPSTDADRFWILSPFTQHLYDFSLPVFRRPLSDPSLSPLPHQFEEGQPDDKGRTKPAYLGMVQIGVSDAQVRNTLAGMVRNVLILTAALIGAGILGAQLLVQRVTIPLRSLAGVARQLAEGRAPSTLIPSTGDEVGQLTQTFNLMTRALHERNLAITTNMDTIRSQISQLTTVHQTSAAIASTLDLHELLDTVLQLLMSNLRFSRMVLMLRHEDRDTAYVAQVAGVTDEVAEAARFLTVPIKEDGTLMAELMLHAKPVLVHDIETVRERMHPSILELAARVGVTSFACVPLQSHNQTLGFLAGDRGSQPCSREDLEILLTIAGHVASAIDNARTYAHLAQLTQHLEYRIEARTKELSAANQLLQDHDHRRSVFFSVASHELRTPMTAIRSFADNMLDGVAGPLTERQTTYLNRIGHNLDRLTRIINQLLDWSRIDLKREMLNMEPLCIRQIAALVVESNRTVAAEKGITLGLTFAEQLPKMHCDRDKMEQIFWNLVGNAIKFTPRDGSVTVGVAHEEGGGVRVCVADTGCGIAPEHLPRVFEEFSRIPSSLPSSQGTQLGLFITKNLVAMHGGSIWVESTLGQGTRFYITLPPTAPEPERTEIPPEAQ; encoded by the coding sequence ATGAGCACACCTCAATTGCCCCAGGCCGTCGATATTTCAGTCCAGCCGCCAGGCTTCAGGTTTGTCAGTCTTCGCAACAAATTCGTCGCCTTCTTCAGCCTCATCCTGATCGTCGCCTGTTCGACGCTGACCTGGTACTTCATCGAAACCAGACGGACGTCGATGATCGAGGACCTCAAGCAACTCGGCACGATTCTCCTCACCAGCGTCGTCAACAACGGTCAGTTCCGCTATGGCGGCTTGATCGCGGAAGACCGCGCGACGCTCCGCCAATTCACGGAAAGCCTGATGGCGGTCGAGGACGTGGTCTATGTAGTCATCCGCGGATCGGACCACATGATCCTGGCTCAACAGAACAAGCTGGTGAAGGAATCTTCGGGTAGTCTCACCTTTTCGCAGGAGCGGCGGTATTATCCGGAAGAGCAGATGGCGCTGGAGGTGGCCAAGAGCCAGAGCACGGTCCCTCACATGACCCCGGTGGAACTCTCCAAGGAAGAAATGACGCTCGTTCCGTCCACCGACGCCGACAGATTCTGGATCCTGTCTCCGTTCACGCAGCATCTCTATGATTTCTCGCTTCCCGTGTTCCGCCGGCCGCTCAGCGATCCTTCGCTCTCGCCGCTGCCGCACCAGTTCGAGGAGGGCCAACCGGACGACAAGGGCCGCACCAAGCCGGCCTACCTTGGAATGGTCCAGATCGGCGTGAGCGATGCCCAGGTCCGCAACACGCTGGCCGGCATGGTCCGCAACGTGCTGATCCTGACCGCGGCGCTGATCGGAGCCGGTATTCTGGGAGCCCAACTGCTGGTGCAGCGCGTGACCATTCCGCTGAGAAGCCTCGCCGGAGTCGCGCGGCAACTCGCGGAAGGCCGCGCGCCCTCGACGCTCATCCCTTCGACCGGCGACGAGGTCGGCCAGTTGACCCAGACGTTCAATCTGATGACCCGGGCCCTCCACGAACGCAATCTCGCCATCACGACGAACATGGACACGATCCGGAGCCAGATCAGCCAGTTGACCACCGTCCACCAAACCAGCGCGGCCATCGCCAGCACCCTGGACCTGCACGAGTTGCTCGACACCGTCCTGCAGCTGCTGATGTCGAACCTCAGGTTCTCCCGAATGGTCCTGATGCTCAGGCACGAAGACCGCGACACCGCCTACGTGGCGCAGGTGGCCGGCGTCACGGACGAAGTCGCCGAGGCGGCCAGATTTCTCACGGTGCCGATCAAGGAGGACGGCACGTTGATGGCCGAGTTGATGCTGCATGCCAAGCCGGTGCTGGTGCACGACATCGAAACGGTGCGCGAACGTATGCATCCTTCGATTCTGGAGCTTGCGGCACGCGTCGGCGTTACCTCCTTCGCCTGCGTCCCGCTCCAGAGCCACAACCAGACGCTCGGGTTCCTCGCAGGCGACCGTGGCTCCCAGCCCTGTTCGCGCGAAGATCTCGAGATTCTCCTGACGATCGCGGGCCACGTGGCCTCCGCCATCGACAACGCCAGAACTTATGCGCACCTGGCCCAATTGACCCAACACCTGGAATACCGGATCGAAGCCAGAACGAAAGAACTCTCGGCCGCCAATCAGCTCCTCCAGGATCACGACCACCGCCGGTCGGTCTTCTTCTCGGTGGCCTCGCACGAATTGCGCACCCCCATGACGGCCATCCGCAGCTTCGCCGACAACATGCTCGACGGCGTCGCCGGTCCCCTGACGGAACGGCAAACCACCTACTTGAACCGGATCGGCCATAACCTCGACCGGTTGACCCGCATCATCAATCAGCTGCTGGATTGGTCGCGCATCGACCTCAAACGGGAAATGCTGAACATGGAGCCCCTCTGCATCCGCCAGATCGCCGCCCTGGTGGTTGAGAGCAACCGGACCGTCGCCGCCGAAAAGGGGATCACGTTGGGGTTGACCTTCGCGGAGCAGCTGCCGAAGATGCACTGCGACCGCGACAAGATGGAACAGATCTTCTGGAACTTGGTCGGGAACGCGATCAAATTCACGCCGCGCGACGGCAGCGTGACGGTCGGCGTCGCGCACGAGGAGGGAGGAGGCGTTCGGGTCTGTGTGGCAGACACCGGTTGCGGCATCGCCCCGGAACATCTGCCCAGGGTGTTCGAGGAATTTTCACGCATCCCCTCGTCCCTCCCGTCTTCCCAGGGGACACAACTGGGGCTGTTCATCACCAAAAATCTCGTGGCAATGCACGGCGGCTCCATCTGGGTGGAAAGCACGCTCGGGCAGGGTACGCGCTTTTACATTACTCTGCCGCCGACGGCTCCGGAGCCGGAACGTACGGAGATACCGCCCGAGGCGCAGTAG
- a CDS encoding ABC transporter substrate-binding protein, whose protein sequence is MKSQDAYIERFVSSPVYFAAWTLATICTLPMVLLGLLGFIEWIGTADAQAADIAILKSSSIAAYDQAIDGFKATAPSDAVYMEFDLQGDLEMGRKLARKIRASDPALVVAVGLKAAQAAKMEILDTPIVYMMVLDPQRHNLASPNLTGTLLEIPVERQLKLIRTFLPGKRRFGTLYDPRKSTTKVREAEQQAAALSFELKSLPVESEKDVPQQLRTLLTFNETLWLMPDSTVLTNESIGFILESAQARGIPVVGFSPELTRLGALLSFSVTYGEVGRETGLLAKRILDGDKRLPLKPVPIERLKITVNMKIARFLGIEFPRDVSHLIDEAY, encoded by the coding sequence ATGAAATCGCAGGATGCGTATATCGAACGCTTCGTTTCGTCTCCCGTTTATTTTGCCGCATGGACTCTCGCGACGATCTGCACCTTGCCGATGGTCCTTCTGGGACTCCTCGGCTTCATTGAATGGATCGGCACCGCCGACGCGCAGGCGGCGGACATCGCCATCCTGAAGTCCTCGAGCATCGCCGCCTACGACCAGGCCATCGACGGATTCAAAGCCACCGCTCCGTCGGACGCCGTCTACATGGAATTCGACCTGCAGGGTGACCTGGAGATGGGACGAAAGCTCGCGCGAAAAATCCGGGCGTCCGACCCCGCGTTGGTCGTCGCGGTCGGGCTCAAGGCTGCTCAAGCGGCCAAGATGGAAATCCTCGATACGCCGATCGTCTATATGATGGTATTGGATCCCCAACGCCACAATCTGGCCTCGCCGAACCTCACGGGAACCTTGTTGGAGATCCCCGTTGAACGCCAACTGAAGCTCATCCGCACCTTCCTGCCGGGCAAACGGCGATTTGGCACGCTGTACGATCCGCGCAAGAGCACCACCAAGGTGCGGGAGGCCGAACAGCAGGCCGCCGCCCTTTCCTTCGAACTCAAGAGCCTGCCAGTCGAAAGCGAAAAGGACGTGCCGCAACAGTTGCGCACGCTGCTGACCTTCAACGAGACGTTGTGGCTGATGCCCGACTCCACCGTGCTGACGAACGAGTCGATCGGCTTCATCCTTGAATCGGCCCAGGCGCGCGGCATTCCGGTGGTCGGATTCTCCCCCGAGCTGACCAGACTCGGCGCGCTCCTGAGCTTTTCGGTGACGTACGGGGAGGTGGGACGGGAAACCGGCCTGCTCGCCAAACGGATCCTGGACGGCGACAAACGGCTCCCGCTGAAACCGGTTCCGATCGAACGGCTCAAGATTACCGTCAACATGAAGATCGCCCGTTTCCTCGGGATTGAATTTCCCCGTGATGTCAGTCACCTTATAGACGAAGCCTATTGA
- a CDS encoding PAS domain S-box protein, producing the protein MEEAGPYRILVVEDNPDIVIGLQDLLQHDGYHVTVADCCAAAFAQVREQRFNAVLLDLGLPDGDGADVLKETQRLDPSVPVIILTAHIAKERTVGSLIEGAFTYITKPYNREELRQTLRRAIGIKELAVKMRRVEHLLSESEIRFRSLVESASDAIVLANRHGTIVSWNRAASVLFGYPPEDAVGRPLTILMPVRYREAHEQGLARMEATGQSRVIGSVIEMHGLRKDGTEFPIELSLATWQTENGNYYSGIIRDISSRKRTEQTLDQLRRRQTLILTQAGEGIYGLDLDGRTTFVNPSAAAMLGYRVEELIGRHMHHILHHTRSDGTPYPVDQCPVYAAMKDGTPRRVIDEVFWKKDGTALPVEYVSTPIKEGNEVIGSVIVFQDVTERIAAQRALRASEERLELVIRGSSDGFWDGQPTPGRHWTAPQNRLWYSPRFKEMLGYTDQDFPDILESWATKLYPDDRERVFAALAAHIDHRAPYDIEYRLLTKHDGYHWFRAKGQAVWDADGTMVRMAGSLQSLMDRRKQEEAIRRSDQLLRHVADNTTAVIYVKDTEGRYLLSNRRFEHLFNVSTDQVIGHTDHEIFPLAFADTFRANDLEVLRRNAIMEYEETAPHPDGPRTYISIKLPLQDETGRPYALCGISTDITERKRMEETLKAQDALLRLALRMIDIGVWNWDLVTGRICWSPQVNRFFSGTAEARMLTTLDWLAMVFPDDRASFSASLIGVPDQQGDELLLEHRIRKQQGGTQRIIWTGRMIRDRDHRPIHVLGTVGGITDTEEQGHDANRESTAR; encoded by the coding sequence ATGGAAGAAGCAGGTCCTTATCGAATCCTGGTGGTTGAAGACAACCCGGATATCGTGATCGGGTTACAGGACTTGCTTCAGCACGACGGCTACCATGTCACCGTGGCCGATTGCTGCGCAGCCGCATTCGCCCAAGTCCGCGAGCAACGCTTCAACGCCGTCCTCTTGGACCTTGGCCTGCCCGATGGAGACGGTGCCGACGTGCTCAAGGAGACGCAGCGGTTGGACCCGTCCGTCCCAGTCATCATTCTCACGGCCCACATCGCCAAAGAACGCACCGTCGGGTCGCTGATCGAGGGAGCGTTCACCTATATCACCAAACCCTACAACCGGGAGGAACTCCGCCAGACGCTGCGCCGTGCGATCGGGATCAAAGAACTCGCGGTGAAGATGCGGCGGGTGGAACATCTCCTCAGTGAAAGCGAGATCCGGTTTCGGTCGCTGGTGGAATCCGCCTCCGACGCCATCGTCCTGGCCAACCGACATGGAACGATCGTGTCCTGGAACCGGGCTGCCTCCGTCCTGTTCGGTTATCCGCCGGAAGACGCCGTCGGCCGCCCCTTGACCATCCTCATGCCCGTTCGCTACCGCGAGGCGCACGAACAGGGCCTCGCGCGCATGGAGGCGACGGGCCAGAGCCGGGTCATCGGCTCCGTCATCGAGATGCACGGGCTCAGAAAAGACGGCACTGAATTCCCCATCGAGCTGTCGCTGGCGACGTGGCAAACGGAGAACGGCAACTACTACAGCGGCATCATCCGCGATATCTCGAGTCGAAAGCGAACCGAGCAGACGCTCGATCAGCTGCGCCGCAGGCAAACCTTAATTCTCACCCAAGCGGGAGAAGGGATCTACGGACTCGATCTCGACGGCCGCACGACGTTCGTCAATCCAAGCGCAGCAGCCATGTTGGGCTACCGGGTCGAGGAATTGATCGGCCGGCACATGCATCACATTCTTCATCACACGAGGTCGGACGGCACTCCCTATCCGGTGGACCAGTGTCCCGTCTATGCCGCCATGAAGGACGGGACCCCCCGCCGCGTCATCGACGAGGTGTTCTGGAAAAAGGACGGCACCGCCCTTCCGGTGGAATATGTGAGCACTCCCATCAAAGAAGGCAACGAGGTGATCGGTTCCGTCATCGTATTTCAGGACGTCACGGAGCGGATCGCTGCGCAACGGGCGTTGCGCGCGAGTGAAGAACGGCTCGAATTGGTGATTCGCGGCTCCAGCGACGGGTTCTGGGACGGGCAACCCACGCCCGGGCGGCATTGGACGGCCCCGCAGAACAGGCTCTGGTATTCTCCGCGTTTCAAGGAGATGCTGGGTTATACGGATCAGGACTTCCCCGATATTCTCGAGAGCTGGGCCACCAAGCTGTATCCCGACGATCGCGAGCGTGTCTTTGCCGCGCTGGCGGCGCACATCGACCATCGCGCGCCCTACGATATCGAATACCGTCTGCTGACCAAACACGACGGCTATCATTGGTTTCGCGCCAAAGGCCAGGCGGTATGGGACGCCGACGGGACCATGGTCCGCATGGCCGGCTCGCTGCAATCCCTCATGGACCGCCGGAAGCAGGAGGAAGCCATCCGGCGAAGCGATCAATTGCTCCGGCACGTGGCCGACAATACGACGGCGGTTATCTACGTGAAGGACACGGAGGGCCGCTATCTGCTGTCCAACCGGCGCTTCGAGCACCTCTTCAACGTGTCCACCGATCAGGTCATCGGTCATACGGATCACGAGATCTTCCCGCTCGCCTTCGCCGACACGTTCCGGGCCAACGATCTCGAAGTCCTCAGACGCAACGCGATCATGGAGTATGAAGAGACGGCGCCCCATCCCGATGGCCCGCGCACCTACATTTCGATCAAGCTGCCGCTTCAGGACGAAACCGGTCGTCCCTATGCCCTCTGCGGTATCTCCACCGACATCACGGAGCGCAAACGGATGGAAGAGACATTGAAAGCCCAAGACGCGCTGCTGCGGCTCGCCTTGCGGATGATCGACATCGGCGTCTGGAACTGGGACCTGGTGACCGGGCGGATCTGCTGGTCGCCGCAGGTCAACCGGTTCTTCAGCGGCACAGCCGAGGCCAGAATGCTCACGACGCTCGACTGGCTGGCGATGGTCTTTCCCGACGACCGCGCGTCTTTCTCCGCCTCGCTTATCGGGGTTCCGGACCAGCAGGGCGACGAACTTCTTCTGGAGCATCGGATCCGCAAGCAGCAAGGCGGCACCCAACGCATCATCTGGACGGGGCGCATGATCCGGGACCGGGACCACAGACCGATCCATGTACTGGGCACGGTGGGCGGCATTACCGATACGGAGGAGCAGGGGCACGACGCGAATCGGGAATCGACTGCACGATAG
- a CDS encoding DUF928 domain-containing protein, translated as MGVMLATISVIGSDMPPGFAEQVTTQANGTSRDQIPLYQPPKKFTPRARVGGELRGTEGMDPEVQALVPDHVGFTSSQTPVLNWYLSKPTPHEVRFTLIDNQSVRPVYEAPIPTPKQPGIFSIAIKDLGLALDPNIQYRWYVSVVRDPSSPSKDIVGGGVIERCEMSDCLITFDAKITCSVQTVTDNARAGFWYDAMGCLCTLIDANPTDASLRRLRAGLLKQVGLNGVAEWDLRSVQTQQR; from the coding sequence ATGGGTGTCATGCTCGCGACGATCAGTGTGATCGGTTCGGACATGCCACCTGGTTTTGCTGAACAGGTTACAACCCAGGCCAACGGCACCTCGCGTGACCAGATTCCACTCTACCAGCCGCCGAAAAAGTTCACCCCCCGCGCCCGCGTCGGCGGAGAACTGCGCGGCACGGAAGGCATGGATCCGGAAGTCCAGGCTCTCGTACCCGATCACGTGGGATTCACGTCGAGTCAGACTCCAGTCCTCAACTGGTATCTCTCCAAGCCCACGCCGCACGAAGTGCGATTCACGCTGATCGACAATCAATCGGTGAGACCGGTCTATGAAGCCCCCATTCCAACTCCGAAACAACCGGGCATCTTTTCTATTGCCATCAAGGATCTCGGTCTCGCACTCGATCCGAACATTCAATACCGATGGTACGTGTCGGTCGTGCGCGACCCTTCCTCCCCGTCCAAGGATATCGTGGGCGGCGGTGTCATCGAGCGTTGCGAAATGAGCGACTGCCTCATTACCTTCGACGCGAAGATCACCTGTTCGGTGCAAACGGTCACGGACAACGCCCGCGCAGGCTTCTGGTACGACGCCATGGGCTGCCTCTGCACCTTGATCGACGCCAATCCGACCGATGCTTCCCTGAGAAGGCTGCGCGCCGGCCTGCTGAAGCAGGTGGGACTCAACGGCGTGGCCGAATGGGATTTGCGATCGGTCCAAACGCAGCAACGATAG
- a CDS encoding DUF928 domain-containing protein — MRCASRHSAVSLTVTSPFGLGRQGLIGLILLTLMAQAVPVFSAPSADSSQSNEPRILYIPPKKFMPRARLGGTVRGSDGLEPIVQPLVPDHVGFTSQETPVLNWYLSKPTPHEVRFTLIDDKSVKPIFEAPIPAPKEAGIFSIRTRDLDLTLQPGVQYRWYVSIVQPAPFSEIVTGGIIERCELSDCLIVMDARMTCSVQSVTENARAGMWYDAMGCLCALIDADPENVSLRRLRASLLSQVGLHLVAEWDLRAVPAAGR; from the coding sequence ATGCGCTGCGCGTCACGTCATTCTGCAGTCTCGCTGACGGTCACCAGTCCATTCGGCCTCGGCAGGCAAGGGCTGATCGGACTCATCCTCCTCACCCTGATGGCCCAGGCTGTTCCAGTGTTCTCGGCGCCGTCGGCCGATTCGAGTCAATCGAATGAACCGCGGATCCTCTATATACCTCCCAAGAAATTCATGCCTCGCGCCAGGCTCGGCGGCACTGTGCGCGGATCGGACGGTCTCGAGCCGATCGTGCAGCCGCTCGTGCCGGATCACGTCGGGTTCACCTCCCAGGAGACGCCCGTTCTCAACTGGTATCTCTCCAAGCCGACGCCGCATGAAGTGCGATTTACCCTCATCGACGACAAATCGGTAAAGCCGATCTTCGAGGCACCGATCCCTGCTCCCAAAGAAGCGGGAATCTTTTCGATTCGCACAAGAGACTTGGATCTGACCCTGCAGCCCGGCGTCCAGTACCGTTGGTACGTGTCCATCGTGCAGCCGGCCCCCTTCTCTGAGATCGTCACCGGCGGCATCATCGAACGCTGCGAGCTCAGCGATTGTTTGATCGTCATGGACGCCCGCATGACCTGCTCCGTTCAGTCGGTGACGGAGAACGCGCGCGCCGGAATGTGGTATGACGCCATGGGCTGTCTCTGCGCCTTGATCGATGCGGATCCTGAGAATGTCTCGCTGAGGCGGCTCCGCGCATCCCTATTGTCCCAAGTCGGCCTTCATCTCGTGGCTGAGTGGGACCTGCGGGCCGTCCCGGCAGCCGGCCGATAG
- a CDS encoding CHAT domain-containing protein produces the protein MNVQTIRHRFCPLRWPASAVLICLVLIPPLLFADTVKQGTAESLMQQGAQAYQRGAFEEALNNWRAAASRYHETGSTDGESRALVSAAQATQALGQSTQAIQYLELALALAQKGSDHAWHATVLDQIGRAYLTARQLDPAAQYLAQAEEVARRQPSAAVSAAILNDLGVLHALKREDKEALEAFTDCVAVSREAGLQMLAVNSRVNAARISLRLGNPNASRQWLDEALDQLKDLPVSRDKAVGFVNIGLVYESLLPALPEIRKPLLLRSAGALQEAIGISEQLKDSRTLSYALGYMGHLYELEARTEDALLLTRRAIFAAQSVDAPESLYRWQWQLARLLASMDQIDESLAAYRQAAATLQPIRFEVSQAAAEASLSNQESIKPLFFEFADLLLQRASRTEDQKIAEGYLLAARDAVEAFKAAELRDYFKDGCVDAIRSRLTTFDRLSPDTAVIYPILFPKRIELLVTLPSGFYRTAVPIAIETVTQEVRDFRRRVEKRTTREYLPHAKQLYDWLIRPIEGQLKQEHITTLVVVPDGVLRTIPMAALHDGESFVIQKFAVAITPGITLTDPKPLNREKVRFLATGLTKSVQGFPALPYVAEEVDSIHNLYGGDQLLDQDFLAPRLEQELREGRYGILHIATHGKFSTDVNDSFLLTFDGKLTMSKLDQLIGLFRFREDPLELLALSACQTGVGDDRAALGLAGVAIKAGARSALATLWFINDEASSALISEFYRQLRNPSVSKAVAMQRAQIKLLGDRVYQHPAYWSPFLLLNNWL, from the coding sequence GTGAACGTCCAAACCATCCGTCACAGATTTTGCCCGCTCCGATGGCCCGCGTCCGCGGTACTCATATGCCTGGTTCTGATCCCGCCGCTTCTGTTCGCCGACACGGTGAAGCAGGGTACGGCCGAGTCGCTCATGCAGCAAGGCGCGCAAGCCTATCAGCGCGGCGCGTTCGAGGAAGCCTTGAACAACTGGCGGGCGGCGGCCTCCCGATATCACGAGACAGGTTCAACCGACGGCGAAAGCCGGGCACTCGTGTCCGCGGCCCAAGCTACCCAAGCCTTGGGACAGAGCACGCAGGCGATTCAATATCTGGAACTCGCTCTTGCCCTGGCGCAGAAGGGATCCGACCATGCCTGGCATGCCACGGTATTGGATCAAATCGGCCGCGCCTACCTCACAGCCAGACAACTGGATCCGGCCGCGCAGTACCTTGCCCAGGCCGAGGAAGTCGCTCGCCGGCAACCATCCGCAGCCGTGTCCGCCGCCATCCTGAACGACCTCGGTGTGCTCCATGCGCTCAAACGAGAAGACAAGGAAGCGCTGGAGGCCTTCACCGATTGTGTCGCGGTCTCCCGTGAGGCCGGCCTTCAGATGCTGGCCGTGAACAGCCGGGTGAATGCCGCCAGGATTTCCCTGCGGCTCGGCAACCCGAATGCAAGCCGACAATGGCTCGACGAGGCCCTCGACCAGCTGAAGGACCTCCCCGTTTCACGGGACAAGGCCGTGGGCTTCGTCAATATCGGATTGGTCTACGAGAGTCTCTTGCCGGCCCTTCCGGAGATCCGCAAACCATTGCTCCTCCGGTCGGCCGGCGCCCTGCAGGAAGCCATCGGCATCTCCGAACAATTGAAGGATTCCCGAACCCTCTCCTATGCGCTCGGCTACATGGGACACCTGTACGAGCTCGAAGCCAGAACAGAGGATGCCCTTCTGTTGACCAGGCGAGCCATTTTTGCCGCGCAGTCGGTGGATGCACCGGAATCCCTATACCGCTGGCAGTGGCAGTTGGCCCGTCTATTGGCTTCGATGGATCAGATCGACGAATCCCTTGCCGCCTATCGGCAGGCAGCGGCCACCTTGCAACCGATCCGATTCGAAGTGAGCCAGGCGGCGGCCGAGGCTTCCCTGTCGAATCAGGAATCGATCAAGCCGTTGTTCTTCGAGTTCGCCGATTTGCTCTTGCAGCGAGCGTCACGCACGGAAGACCAGAAGATTGCCGAAGGCTATTTGCTCGCCGCCCGTGATGCCGTCGAAGCCTTCAAGGCGGCCGAACTGCGGGACTACTTCAAAGACGGCTGCGTCGATGCGATCCGGTCGCGCCTGACGACCTTCGATCGCTTGTCGCCGGATACTGCGGTCATCTATCCGATCCTCTTTCCCAAACGGATCGAACTGTTGGTCACACTGCCGTCCGGCTTCTACCGCACGGCGGTGCCGATCGCAATCGAGACGGTCACCCAGGAGGTCCGTGATTTCCGCCGCCGCGTAGAAAAACGGACGACGCGCGAGTACCTCCCCCATGCGAAGCAGTTATATGACTGGTTGATCAGGCCGATCGAAGGGCAACTGAAGCAGGAACACATCACCACGCTGGTCGTGGTACCGGACGGTGTCCTCCGGACGATCCCCATGGCTGCGCTTCACGACGGGGAATCATTTGTGATTCAGAAATTCGCCGTCGCGATCACCCCTGGAATCACGTTGACGGACCCGAAACCGCTGAACCGTGAGAAGGTCCGATTCCTTGCAACCGGCCTCACCAAGAGCGTACAAGGATTTCCGGCCTTGCCCTACGTGGCCGAAGAGGTCGATTCGATCCATAACCTCTATGGCGGCGATCAACTGCTTGACCAGGACTTTCTCGCTCCCCGCCTGGAACAGGAATTGCGTGAAGGTCGATATGGCATCCTGCATATCGCGACGCATGGAAAGTTCTCAACGGACGTAAATGACTCATTCTTACTGACCTTCGACGGTAAGTTGACCATGAGCAAGTTGGACCAACTCATCGGGCTTTTCCGGTTCAGGGAAGATCCGCTCGAGCTCCTGGCCTTGAGCGCGTGTCAGACCGGCGTCGGCGACGATCGGGCGGCGCTGGGTCTGGCCGGCGTCGCGATCAAGGCCGGTGCGCGCAGCGCGTTGGCGACACTCTGGTTCATCAATGACGAAGCCTCGTCGGCCTTGATCTCAGAGTTTTACCGGCAGCTCCGCAATCCGTCGGTATCGAAGGCCGTTGCCATGCAACGGGCTCAAATCAAACTTCTGGGTGACCGCGTCTACCAACATCCGGCATACTGGTCGCCTTTTCTCCTGCTGAACAACTGGCTCTAG